Proteins from a genomic interval of Dendropsophus ebraccatus isolate aDenEbr1 chromosome 6, aDenEbr1.pat, whole genome shotgun sequence:
- the ARL14 gene encoding ADP-ribosylation factor-like protein 14 gives MGSSGSSHSKAKQARILLLGLDAAGKSTVLYKFKFKEPFSTIPTVGFNVEMIQTEKHLQLTIWDVGGQEKLRSLWCYYFENTDGLVYVVDSTNKQTLDESKKQFQLLLQNEMIKNVPVVVLANKQDLPGALNADEITRKFNMKKYCCDRDWYVQPCCAITGQGLAEGFSKVTEFVKRSKEDALRFTKQNVILKTSRKV, from the coding sequence ATGGGCTCATCAGGATCTAGTCACTCCAAAGCTAAAcaagccagaatcctgctactTGGCTTGGACGCAGCAGGCAAATCTACTGTTCTGTATAAATTCAAGTTTAAGGAGCCCTTTTCCACTATTCCAACAGTAGGATTTAATGTGGAGATGATTCAGACTGAGAAGCACTTGCAGCTAACTATATGGGATGTTGGAGGCCAGGAGAAGCTGAGATCACTCTGGTGCTACTACTTCGAAAACACAGATGGACTGGTCTATGTGGTGGACAGCACCAACAAGCAAACTTTGGATGAATCAAAGAAACAGTTTCAGCTCCTCCTCCAGAATGAGATGATAAAGAATGTGCCCGTGGTCGTATTGGCCAACAAGCAAGACCTGCCTGGAGCTCTGAATGCTGATGAAATCACTCGAAAATTTAACATGAAGAAGTATTGCTGTGACCGGGACTGGTATGTCCAACCATGCTGTGCCATTACTGGCCAAGGACTAGCTGAAGGGTTCAGCAAAGtgactgaatttgtcaagagatCTAAAGAAGACGCTCTACGGTTCACCAAGCAGAATGTAATACTTAAAACTTCTCGTAAAGTATGA